The Pirellulales bacterium DNA window AGCAGGCGAGACTCCTCGTGCGATAAACGTTCCGGTCGATCCACAATTCACCTCGGCGAGGCAATTTTCTTTAGCATTTCGAACCAGGGGCCCAACATTCCCACGGCATACAGCGCCACCGTCATGCCGCCAATCACCACCGTTAGCCCCACTGGCAGATACGCCCGCAACCAATTGTCCATGCGCAGCGCACTGCGGCGATACGTGGCGGCTGTACTGCGCAAACCTTCGGCCAGCGCTGGTTGGTTTCCGCCGCCGGCCAACAGCCAATTCACCAGCGGAGGAAGCCCGCGTTTTTTTGATTGCTCGGGAGATTGTGCCCGCGCTGCCGCTGCTCCGGTCTCAGTTGATTTCGCGGTTGCTTGAATCGCACCGTTGCCCGGTTGGTTGTGCGGCGCGCCGGGATTGCCACCGCGCTGGATGTCGGCAGCCACTTCGTGCGCGTGCAATTTCAGTTGCGTGTCACCCGAGGCTTCGGCAGCTAACACGACGGCGCGTTGGAGGTCGGTGCCGTTTTCGATCATCAGGGCCAGCATGTCGGCGAAGGTGGCCATGCGGCCATAGTAAATCATGCGGCCCATGGGAGTCATTTTTTGCCAAAATGTGGAGTGCGTTGCCGAGCGGCTCGAGCGATACCACCATACGGCGAGCAGTGTCAGCCCCACGACCGGGATTAACGCAAACCAAGGGGGCGGGATTTTTCCCAAGCCGATCAGAAACGAATTCAGGCTCGAGACCGGCGCATCCATATCGGTGTATGTTTGTTTGATGAGCGGCTGGAACCAAATGAGCGAAGCGACGAACAATCCGTACGCCAACAGCGCGATGAACACCGGATAGAGAATCGCTAGCCGGCTTAGATTGCCCAACTCGGCTGCGCGCCGCGAAGTGCTGGC harbors:
- a CDS encoding type II secretion system F family protein, with the protein product MATEKSSALGGVALADLIALTDEMAALVRAGIPLEEGLTHVARDLARRPGRIALEMSQRMQAGESLLHVVSTSPQIFPPSYRAVVEAGLRSGRLPAALEGLASTSRRAAELGNLSRLAILYPVFIALLAYGLFVASLIWFQPLIKQTYTDMDAPVSSLNSFLIGLGKIPPPWFALIPVVGLTLLAVWWYRSSRSATHSTFWQKMTPMGRMIYYGRMATFADMLALMIENGTDLQRAVVLAAEASGDTQLKLHAHEVAADIQRGGNPGAPHNQPGNGAIQATAKSTETGAAAARAQSPEQSKKRGLPPLVNWLLAGGGNQPALAEGLRSTAATYRRSALRMDNWLRAYLPVGLTVVIGGMTVALYAVGMLGPWFEMLKKIASPR